A window of the Juglans microcarpa x Juglans regia isolate MS1-56 chromosome 5D, Jm3101_v1.0, whole genome shotgun sequence genome harbors these coding sequences:
- the LOC121265525 gene encoding espin-like: MSMRYQRVSSPDGVALSNGKKPNINGRILNPTTNTTRTNVNGTSCSTLEAKGFRFRSPSRTTQDQINTFEAAPTSPQSDNHHHHQQLHDPLSAAKNHQTQNPKSDRSPSPCASASPCPGRGAGGVNGDMLLQWGQRKKARVSRTEIRVLTDDSASSSSSSAAIKAQRRLAPATTMPPPPPPPLPLSSASTPNAPTRPRREASAFLSNRNLEERSGSGANGSPSRNGGSSSRVLPRSMAGRRSPPPEKLDRKMNPYSGSAKDEKEKPNGSCDHLDSANQAHSEQEAGPTNTAAPLTGGGGGGEKVNVEVTEWPRIYLALSRKEKEDDFLAMKGTKLSQRPKKRAKNIDKALQYCFPGMWLSDLTRNRYEVREKKCVKKQKRRGLKGMESLDSESE, from the exons ATGTCAATGAG atATCAGAGAGTAAGCAGCCCAGATGGCGTTGCTTTGAGTAATGGGAAGAAGCCCAACATCAATGGCAGAATTCTCAACCCGACTACCAATACCACCAGAACAAATGTGAATGGCACCAGTTGTTCTACTTTGGAAGCCAAAGGCTTCAGGTTCAGATCCCCATCTAGAACAACCCAAGACCAAATCAACACTTTTGAAGCTGCACCCACTTCACCCCAGTCCGataaccaccaccaccaccagcagcTCCATGATCCCCTATCAGCAGCGAAGAACCACCAGACCCAGAACCCGAAGAGCGACAGAAGTCCAAGTCCCTGTGCGAGTGCGAGTCCCTGCCCGGGCCGGGGTGCCGGAGGCGTTAATGGAGACATGTTACTGCAGTGGGGCCAGAGAAAGAAAGCAAGAGTCTCAAGAACGGAGATCCGGGTGCTAACTGATGACTCGGCAtcatcgtcgtcgtcgtctGCTGCTATCAAGGCCCAAAGGAGACTCGCACCCGCCACAACGATGCCACCACCGCCGCCTCCGCCACTGCCCCTTTCTTCCGCTTCTACTCCTAACGCCCCCACCAGACCCAGAAGAGAAGCTTCTGCCTTTCTTTCCAACAG GAATTTAGAGGAGCGATCTGGTTCTGGAGCAAACGGATCACCATCCAGAAACGGTGGCAGCAGTAGCCGAGTGTTGCCGAGATCTATGGCCGGAAGACGATCTCCTCCTCCGGAGAAACTTGATAGAAAGATGAATCCTTATTCTGGGTCTGCAAAAGATGAGAAGGAGAAGCCAAATGGATCCTGTGATCATCTTGATTCTGCTAATCAAGCACACTCAGAGCAAGAAGCTGGGCCTACTAACACTGCTGCTCCATTGactggaggaggaggaggaggggaaAAGGTGAATGTTGAAGTGACTGAGTGGCCCAGGATTTACCTTGCTCTGTCgagaaaggagaaagaagatGATTTCCTTGCAATGAAAGGCACAAAACTGTCTCAGAGACCCAAGAAAAGAGCCAAGAACATTGATAAAGCTCTCCAG TATTGTTTTCCAGGGATGTGGCTGTCTGACTTGACAAGGAATCGATATGAGGTTAGGGAGAAGAAATGTGTGAAGAAG CAAAAGCGAAGGGGTCTGAAAGGAATGGAGAGCTTGGACAGTGAATCCGAGTAG
- the LOC121266085 gene encoding actin-related protein 2/3 complex subunit 2A-like isoform X1: protein MILLQSQSRFLLQTLLNRVQNLEKGVELDYHWVEFNDVRYHIQVSMKNSHVLLLSVSLPTPPPDAIFFGGLPFGAIEAIKAAYGVVVQILDPPRDGFNLTLKLNLSKLPPDEEYRHALLVKIASVRETVLGAPLRVILKQLASRTVASNMDRLVAILHRPNESFFLVPRIEKVTVVFPMRFKDSIDIVLATSFLQEFVEARRTTGLHNAPSCLWSASAPPELKGAPAEALLANAGFVTFVIFPRHVEGKKLDRTVWSLSTFHAYVSYHVKCSEGFMHTRMRRRVESLIQALDRAKPELESPKKKVQSRSFKRLSLNEARTNSES, encoded by the exons ATGATACTTCTGCAATCTCAATCAAGATTTCTCCTTCAGACCTTGCTGAATCGAGTTCAGAA TCTTGAAAAAGGAGTTGAATTGGATTACCACTGGGTTGAGTTTAATGATGTTCGCTACCATATTCAG GTGTCAATGAAGAATTCACACGTCTTGCTGCTGTCAGTGTCATTACCTACCCCTCCCCCAGATGCCATCTTCTTTGGTGGACTTCCTTTTGGAGCTATTGAAGCAATAAAAGCTGCATATGGTGTGGTTGTACAAATTCTTGATCCTCCAAGGGATGGATTTAATCTCACTTTGAAACTGAATTTGTCCAAACTTCCTCCAGATGAAG AGTACAGACATGCTCTTTTGGTTAAGATTGCATCTGTGAGGGAAACGGTCCTTGGTGCTCCATTGAGAGTAATTCTAAAACAACTTGCTTCAAGGACTGTTGCTTCTAATATGGACCGGCTTGTTGCCATTCTGCATAGGCCAAACGAGTCTTTTTTCCTTGTTCCTCGG ATAGAAAAGGTGACAGTGGTGTTTCCTATGAGATTTAAAGACTCCATAGATATTGTTCTTGCCACTTCCTTCCTGCAg GAGTTTGTGGAAGCAAGGCGTACAACTGGACTCCATAATGCTCCTTCTTGTTTGTGGTCTGCATCTGCTCCTCCAGAACTGAAGGGAGCTCCGGCTGAAGCATTATTGGCAAATGCAGGATTTGTTACATTTG TTATCTTCCCTCGTCACGTAGAAGGCAAAAAGCTGGACCGTACGGTTTGGAGTTTATCTACGTTTCACGCTTATGTTAGTTATCATGTTAAA TGCTCTGAGGGTTTTATGCATACAAGGATGCGACGTCGCGTGGAATCTTTGATTCAG GCTCTCGATCGTGCCAAGCCCGAGTTGGAGAGTCCAAAGAAAAAAGTGCAAAGCAGATCCTTCAAACGACTG AGCCTCAACGAAGCAAGGACCAATTCAGAGTCATAG
- the LOC121266085 gene encoding actin-related protein 2/3 complex subunit 2A-like isoform X3 — MILLQSQSRFLLQTLLNRVQNLEKGVELDYHWVEFNDVRYHIQVSMKNSHVLLLSVSLPTPPPDAIFFGGLPFGAIEAIKAAYGVVVQILDPPRDGFNLTLKLNLSKLPPDEEYRHALLVKIASVRETVLGAPLRVILKQLASRTVASNMDRLVAILHRPNESFFLVPRIEKVTVVFPMRFKDSIDIVLATSFLQEFVEARRTTGLHNAPSCLWSASAPPELKGAPAEALLANAGFVTFVIFPRHVEGKKLDRTVWSLSTFHAYVSYHVKSACYYVCSHLLNACTAGALAREVL, encoded by the exons ATGATACTTCTGCAATCTCAATCAAGATTTCTCCTTCAGACCTTGCTGAATCGAGTTCAGAA TCTTGAAAAAGGAGTTGAATTGGATTACCACTGGGTTGAGTTTAATGATGTTCGCTACCATATTCAG GTGTCAATGAAGAATTCACACGTCTTGCTGCTGTCAGTGTCATTACCTACCCCTCCCCCAGATGCCATCTTCTTTGGTGGACTTCCTTTTGGAGCTATTGAAGCAATAAAAGCTGCATATGGTGTGGTTGTACAAATTCTTGATCCTCCAAGGGATGGATTTAATCTCACTTTGAAACTGAATTTGTCCAAACTTCCTCCAGATGAAG AGTACAGACATGCTCTTTTGGTTAAGATTGCATCTGTGAGGGAAACGGTCCTTGGTGCTCCATTGAGAGTAATTCTAAAACAACTTGCTTCAAGGACTGTTGCTTCTAATATGGACCGGCTTGTTGCCATTCTGCATAGGCCAAACGAGTCTTTTTTCCTTGTTCCTCGG ATAGAAAAGGTGACAGTGGTGTTTCCTATGAGATTTAAAGACTCCATAGATATTGTTCTTGCCACTTCCTTCCTGCAg GAGTTTGTGGAAGCAAGGCGTACAACTGGACTCCATAATGCTCCTTCTTGTTTGTGGTCTGCATCTGCTCCTCCAGAACTGAAGGGAGCTCCGGCTGAAGCATTATTGGCAAATGCAGGATTTGTTACATTTG TTATCTTCCCTCGTCACGTAGAAGGCAAAAAGCTGGACCGTACGGTTTGGAGTTTATCTACGTTTCACGCTTATGTTAGTTATCATGTTAAA AGTGCTTGCTACTATGTTTGCTCTCACCTGTTAAATGCATGCACAGCAGGTGCTCTGGCTAGGGAAG TGCTCTGA
- the LOC121266085 gene encoding actin-related protein 2/3 complex subunit 2A-like isoform X2, giving the protein MILLQSQSRFLLQTLLNRVQNLEKGVELDYHWVEFNDVRYHIQVSMKNSHVLLLSVSLPTPPPDAIFFGGLPFGAIEAIKAAYGVVVQILDPPRDGFNLTLKLNLSKLPPDEEYRHALLVKIASVRETVLGAPLRVILKQLASRTVASNMDRLVAILHRPNESFFLVPRIEKVTVVFPMRFKDSIDIVLATSFLQEFVEARRTTGLHNAPSCLWSASAPPELKGAPAEALLANAGFVTFVIFPRHVEGKKLDRTVWSLSTFHAYVSYHVKQSACYYVCSHLLNACTAGALAREVL; this is encoded by the exons ATGATACTTCTGCAATCTCAATCAAGATTTCTCCTTCAGACCTTGCTGAATCGAGTTCAGAA TCTTGAAAAAGGAGTTGAATTGGATTACCACTGGGTTGAGTTTAATGATGTTCGCTACCATATTCAG GTGTCAATGAAGAATTCACACGTCTTGCTGCTGTCAGTGTCATTACCTACCCCTCCCCCAGATGCCATCTTCTTTGGTGGACTTCCTTTTGGAGCTATTGAAGCAATAAAAGCTGCATATGGTGTGGTTGTACAAATTCTTGATCCTCCAAGGGATGGATTTAATCTCACTTTGAAACTGAATTTGTCCAAACTTCCTCCAGATGAAG AGTACAGACATGCTCTTTTGGTTAAGATTGCATCTGTGAGGGAAACGGTCCTTGGTGCTCCATTGAGAGTAATTCTAAAACAACTTGCTTCAAGGACTGTTGCTTCTAATATGGACCGGCTTGTTGCCATTCTGCATAGGCCAAACGAGTCTTTTTTCCTTGTTCCTCGG ATAGAAAAGGTGACAGTGGTGTTTCCTATGAGATTTAAAGACTCCATAGATATTGTTCTTGCCACTTCCTTCCTGCAg GAGTTTGTGGAAGCAAGGCGTACAACTGGACTCCATAATGCTCCTTCTTGTTTGTGGTCTGCATCTGCTCCTCCAGAACTGAAGGGAGCTCCGGCTGAAGCATTATTGGCAAATGCAGGATTTGTTACATTTG TTATCTTCCCTCGTCACGTAGAAGGCAAAAAGCTGGACCGTACGGTTTGGAGTTTATCTACGTTTCACGCTTATGTTAGTTATCATGTTAAA CAGAGTGCTTGCTACTATGTTTGCTCTCACCTGTTAAATGCATGCACAGCAGGTGCTCTGGCTAGGGAAG TGCTCTGA